A region from the Branchiostoma lanceolatum isolate klBraLanc5 chromosome 2, klBraLanc5.hap2, whole genome shotgun sequence genome encodes:
- the LOC136428978 gene encoding uncharacterized protein — MGNLWITLLLLVAAKDVSACPSGCTCDEVTVICNQKGLTKVPAGIPAATTYLNLGNNRIKKIEASDFRNLNNLQHLYLDSNDITQIDPEAFRGLSRLTTLQLMNNGLITVSQRLFDHTPLLRTVSLKGNPWSCDCRIRWLWEWVNSQQDLDGPEMPQCDYPDDLDGIYWDQLTSDNFTCDGTEVDPTDNGGTDKDGSSGNDFPLLPVILGSCLGFAVLMILTLVLVICLRKKRAPTPPEQRNDLTIANKHAGDSPVKKVHANGKVKGGKHHKDKKKEKETPGRKSTEELHVTTRPLDGNEETVSGKSPRDKDSALNGEGPPSHYNQQNYCGRPDCKIWFTEHVHLDEGEGTSTQPQPAEQKQRVSPRPKSEAYYVNLKPASPSEPFLPMTDADVTVPGDDAMPMKRLDVKNLHFPTLNYYPPSNNGVAQDITVNPGQGPDGHAYQPLLKPGGANPDYQHLVREQARRQNMNRMKQAPRVDVRKVDSHLRGDHYQGQGHYQQGARPKDAGRGYEQLQSSGYSGSRGSMDRLGGINVQTTL, encoded by the coding sequence ATGGGTAACCTGTGGATCACCCTGCTGCTGCTGGTTGCGGCTAAAGACGTATCTGCCTGCCCTAGCGGCTGCACCTGTGATGAAGTTACCGTCATCTGTAACCAAAAGGGCCTGACAAAGGTCCCTGCCGGGATACCGGCTGCCACGACCTACCTGAACCTGGGTAACAACAGGATCAAGAAAATCGAAGCGTCCGACTTCCGGAACCTAAACAACCTCCAGCATCTGTACCTGGACTCGAACGACATCACACAGATTGATCCTGAAGCGTTCCGAGGCCTGTCCAGGCTGACGACCTTACAGCTCATGAACAACGGGCTGATCACGGTCTCGCAGCGCCTGTTCGACCACACGCCCTTGCTGCGAACGGTCTCTCTGAAGGGGAACCCCTGGAGCTGCGACTGCCGCATCCGCTGGCTCTGGGAGTGGGTCAACTCGCAGCAGGACCTGGACGGGCCCGAGATGCCGCAGTGCGACTATCCGGACGACCTGGACGGGATATACTGGGACCAGCTTACCTCCGACAACTTCACGTGCGACGGGACGGAAGTGGATCCGACCGACAACGGAGGAACCGACAAAGACGGCTCGTCGGGTAACGACTTTCCCTTGTTGCCGGTCATCCTGGGTTCGTGTCTTGGCTTCGCGGTGCTGATGATCCTGACCCTCGTCCTTGTGATCTGCTTGAGGAAAAAGCGCGCTCCCACCCCACCCGAGCAGAGAAATGATTTGACTATCGCCAACAAGCACGCTGGGGACAGTCCGGTCAAAAAGGTCCATGCGAACGGTAAAGTCAAGGGTGGGAAGCACCACAAGGACaagaagaaggaaaaggaaACCCCCGGGAGGAAATCTACCGAAGAATTACACGTGACCACGAGGCCACTCGATGGCAACGAGGAGACTGTGTCCGGTAAATCACCGAGAGACAAAGACTCGGCCTTAAACGGCGAGGGGCCGCCGTCGCACTACAACCAGCAGAACTACTGCGGCCGTCCCGACTGTAAGATCTGGTTCACCGAGCACGTTCATCTAGACGAAGGTGAGGGGACGTCGACGCAACCACAGCCCGCCGAACAGAAACAGCGCGTCAGCCCGCGGCCCAAGAGCGAAGCGTACTACGTGAACCTCAAACCTGCCTCCCCTTCAGAGCCGTTCCTACCGATGACAGATGCAGACGTCACAGTCCCGGGCGATGACGCCATGCCGATGAAGAGACTCGACGTTAAGAACCTACACTTCCCCACCTTAAACTACTACCCCCCGTCCAACAACGGCGTGGCGCAGGACATAACCGTCAACCCTGGTCAGGGGCCAGACGGACACGCCTACCAACCGTTACTGAAACCGGGGGGCGCCAATCCTGACTACCAGCATCTGGTTAGAGAGCAGGCCAGAAGACAGAACATGAACAGAATGAAGCAGGCACCCCGCGTGGACGTCCGAAAAGTGGACTCGCACTTGAGGGGCGATCAttaccaaggtcaaggtcattaCCAGCAGGGGGCACGACCTAAGGACGCTGGCAGAGGGTATGAGCAGCTACAGAGCAGCGGTTACTCCGGATCCAGAGGGAGCATGGATAGGTTGGGAGGCATTAATGTACAGACGACTTTATAA